ACGAGCCCCTCGACGAGGTGGGTCTCACCCGCCCGTTCGGGGTCGAACTCCATGTACTCCTCGGCGTAGAAGCGGGTGTTCTCGAGGACGACGGCCTCGCCGGCGTCCAGCCCGTCGATGGCCTCGCGGGCGGCCGACGAGAAGGTAGCGTCCACGTAGGAGACGGGGTACTCGAGCAGTTCGTCCAGCCGCTCGGCGTGGGGCGACAGCGTCTCGAAGTCGTCGCCACCGGGGCGGCCCTGGTGGGCCAGGATGGCGAGACGGGCGCCGCGGTCGAGCAGCTCCGAGAGCGTCTGCTGGTGGGCCTGCAGGCGAGCGTCGTCTGCGAGGCCGCCATCGGACAGCGGGCTGTTGATGTCGACCCGTACCCCGACCCGACGGTCGGCGACCGCGAGGTCATCGAGGGTGCCTACCGGCATGTTGTCTCGGGATGGGCAGGGGCCGGTGAAAGAGTTTTCTTTGTCTCGTCGGCGGGGACGTTTGTGATTCGTACTAACAATTGCCACACGTACACGAACCCGCAATATCGACCGACAACGGGGACTCCTGCACCTATCATGTACGCGAATGAACCGGGTGGCAAAGGTGAAAGGTTTAATAGCTACTGGGAGAGCCTGTTTAGCGTGTTGAGGGGTATCAATGACCGAGTCTAATTCGAACGTCACCCGTGGGTGGCGCTTCATCGCCGACCGTCCAGCAGCCATGGTGGCGCTGCTGGTCGGGGTCCTGTTGTTCGTGGACCTCCTGATGAAGCTGGTCACCACGGGTGACGACGTTACCATCGCGCTGTTCCTGACCTTCCTGTGGCAGGGCATCGTGATCGGGCTGGTGTACGGCCTCGCCGGCATCGGCCTCTCCATGACGTACAGTATCCTGAACTTCGCCAACTTCGCACACGGCGACTACATCACGAGTGGCGCCTTCGGTGGGTGGGCCGCGACGTTCGTCGTCGCCGGCCTCGGCAGTCACGCCTTCGGCGACCTCGTGCTGGTGGGTGCGAACCGGATCGCAGGGACACAGATCGGCATCGACATCGTCGCGACGCCGCTTGCCATCCTGGTCGGGCTGGTGTTCGCCGGCGTCCTGACCGTCGTGCTGGCCCTGGTCATCGACCGCATCGTCTACAAGCCGATGCGGGGGCAGGGCGGCATCTCGCTGCTCATCGCGAGCGTCGGTGTGGCGTTCGCGCTGCGCAACCTGCTCCTGTTCGTCTTCGGTGAGGCGAACCTCTCCGTGGCGAACAACACGCCGGGCAAGCTCGCGGTCGCGGTCCCCGGCGGCACCATCAACGCGAACTACCACGAGATCGTCCTCGTGGTGGCCGCGGTCATCCTCATGCTCATCGTCCACTACCTGCTCCAGAGCACGAAGCTCGGGAAGGCGATGCGTGCGATGTCCGACAACGAGGACCTCGCCCGCGTCACCGGCATCCCGACGGAGCGGGTCGTCAAGTTCACGTGGATCATCGGTGCGGCACTCGCGGGGATGGCCGGGTTCCTGCTCACGCTGGAGTCGACCACCCTCGTCTACACGCGCGGGTGGACGCTCCTGCTGTTCATCTTCGCCGCGGTCATCCTCGGTGGTATCGGCTCGACGTACGGGGCCATCTTCGGCGGCCTCATCATCGGCCTGACCGAGAAGATGTCGCTCATCTGGCTGGGTGCCGAACTGAGCGACCTGTCTCGGGCGGCCGCGTTCGTCCTGATGATCCTGATCCTGCTGTACCGGCCGCAGGGTCTGTTCTCGGGGAGGTCGACCGCATGAGCGACGACAATCCCCATCCGGACGCCAAGACGACCGAGGAGGCCGCAGACGCCGAGGAGAACCGCGAGGCTGGCAACATCTTCGACAAGCACTTCGACTCGGACCTGACGATGGTCGTGACGACGGTGCTCGCGCTCTATGCCATCTTCATCATCTTCGGCGTCCTGCTCGGCAACGACATCAACGGGCACTTCAACGCGCTGCAGGGGCTCACGTTCCTCATCACGGTGTACGTGATGCTCTCGCTGGCGCTGAACCTGCACTGGGGTTACACGGGGCTGTTCAACATCGGTATCGCGGGCTTCATGGCCATCGGGGCGTACACGTTCGCCATCGCGACGGCCTCGCCGAACCCCGCGAACCCGTCCGACATCCCCGGCCTCGGACTCCCGTTCTTCGTCGGTATCCTACTCGCCGTGGTCGTCTCAGGTGTCGTCGGCTTCGTCGCGGCGCTCCCGGCACTCCGGCTCCGGGCCGACTACCTCGCCATCGTGACCATCGCGCTCTCCGAGATCATCCGCTTCGGGCTCAAGTCCAAGGCGCTGTCGCAGTTCAGCATCCTCGGGGCGAAGATGGGGACCGGTGGCGCCGGCGGTATCAGCGTCGACAAGCCACCGTCCCGGGTGCTCATCACGGACGGCCTCGGCGCCATCCCCGGCATCGGCGCGCTCGTCGACCTGTTCATCTCGGTCGGCACGTCCATCGGGGTCAACCGCTCCGTGATGGTGTCGTGGCTCTACACGCTGTTGCTCGTCGTCGTCGCGGCGGGCTTCTACTGGCTGCTCGTCCGCATCGGCTTCTCGCCGTTCGGACGGGTCCTGAAGGCCATCCGCGAGGACGAGGACGTCGCGAACGCCCTCGGCAAGGACACGGCCAACTTCAAGATCAAGGCGTTCGTCGTCGGCTGTGCCCTCATGGG
This window of the Haloarchaeobius amylolyticus genome carries:
- a CDS encoding branched-chain amino acid ABC transporter permease; this translates as MSDDNPHPDAKTTEEAADAEENREAGNIFDKHFDSDLTMVVTTVLALYAIFIIFGVLLGNDINGHFNALQGLTFLITVYVMLSLALNLHWGYTGLFNIGIAGFMAIGAYTFAIATASPNPANPSDIPGLGLPFFVGILLAVVVSGVVGFVAALPALRLRADYLAIVTIALSEIIRFGLKSKALSQFSILGAKMGTGGAGGISVDKPPSRVLITDGLGAIPGIGALVDLFISVGTSIGVNRSVMVSWLYTLLLVVVAAGFYWLLVRIGFSPFGRVLKAIREDEDVANALGKDTANFKIKAFVVGCALMGLVGILWWANAGFINTQPFKPKTTFFIWIALIIGGSGSTTGSVMGGVLFIGTLYQGPITFVGILKEALNVQGSGPGTIVDAFALVLQGQIMPLFEYIMANIEPLRLVLMGAVLVWFMQNKPDGLLGDRKELATSLDPRSVTRPPAKAAATDGGAETDGGDDE
- a CDS encoding branched-chain amino acid ABC transporter permease; protein product: MTESNSNVTRGWRFIADRPAAMVALLVGVLLFVDLLMKLVTTGDDVTIALFLTFLWQGIVIGLVYGLAGIGLSMTYSILNFANFAHGDYITSGAFGGWAATFVVAGLGSHAFGDLVLVGANRIAGTQIGIDIVATPLAILVGLVFAGVLTVVLALVIDRIVYKPMRGQGGISLLIASVGVAFALRNLLLFVFGEANLSVANNTPGKLAVAVPGGTINANYHEIVLVVAAVILMLIVHYLLQSTKLGKAMRAMSDNEDLARVTGIPTERVVKFTWIIGAALAGMAGFLLTLESTTLVYTRGWTLLLFIFAAVILGGIGSTYGAIFGGLIIGLTEKMSLIWLGAELSDLSRAAAFVLMILILLYRPQGLFSGRSTA